Proteins encoded together in one Ptiloglossa arizonensis isolate GNS036 chromosome 9, iyPtiAriz1_principal, whole genome shotgun sequence window:
- the Tbc1d22 gene encoding TBC1 domain family member 22 isoform X2: protein MENQSHHGQAYQSHQSFWKKNTHAVPGRPSPKQDGKFGKMGAATLVSGSLTNTVSTSGIASGGSGGSMSFQDFQESVDDAWDSGDDEFCTVSDVKISKRVSHSAAINVINSHRSRKTCLESGTNSKPPQRVQEIIPEEKKAEALQRLAVQPLHLRNANLSMHSHMNNSQHSTDDTDIKYGTCPHHRPTQFPGRPQPLRRTHAPTKFFIPSREQDGESKVDKFQSLLEASVLNLEELRQLSWSGVPARLRSVTWRLLSEYLPANLERRQHVLERKRLDYWNLVKQYYDIERDEGFQQDTYHQIHIDIPRMSPLISLFQQATVQLIFERILYIWAIRHPASGYVQGMNDLVTPFFMVFLQEAVPVSAWQDLENYDVASLQKEQRNIIEADSFWCLSKFLDGIQDNYIFAQLGIQHKVNQLKELIQRIDAPLHQHLHKHGVDYLQFSFRWMNNLLTREIPLHCTIRLWDTYLAESDRFASFQLYVCAAFLLRWRRNLLLEPDFQGLMLMLQNLPTQNWTDSEIGILVAEAYKLKFTFADAPNHLQAHDTR from the exons atggaAAATCAAAGTCATCATGGTCAAGCTTATCAATCGCATCAATCCTTTTGGAAGAAGAATACACATGCTGTACCAGGCAG ACCAAGTCCAAAACAAGATGGTAAATTTGGTAAAATGGGTGCTGCAACACTTGTGTCTGGTAGTTTAACCAATACAGTGTCCACTAGTGGAATTGCATCAGGAGGTAGTGGAGGTTCTATGTCgtttcaagattttcaagaaAGTGTGGATGATGCTTGGGATTCAGGAGACGATGAATTTTGCACTGTTTCTGATGTAAAAATATCAAAACGAGTTAGTCACTCTGCTGCTATCAATGTCATTAATAGTCATCGGTCGAGAAAAACATGTTTGGAATCAGGAACAAATTCAAAACCTCCTCAACGAGTTCAAGAAATCATTCCTGAGGAGAAAAAGGCAGAAGCTCTACAAAGATTAGCTGTTCAACCTTTACATTTGCGAAATGCTAATTTGTCTATGCATTCTCACATGAACAACAGTCAACATTCCACAGATGATACAGATATAAAATATGGTACTTGCCCACACCATAGACCTACACAATTTCCAGGCAGGCCACAACCACTTAGACGAACGCATGCTCCTACCAAATTTTTTATACCTTCTAGAGAACAAG atgGTGAAAGTAAAGTAGATAAATTTCAATCTCTTTTGGAAGCTTCTGTATTAAATTTAGAAGAATTAAGGCAATTATCATGGTCAGGTGTACCTGCAAGATTGCGTTCTGTTACTTGGAGGTTATTGTCT GAATATTTACCAGCTAATTTGGAACGTAGACAACATGTGTTAGAACGTAAACGTCTTGATTACTGGAATTTAGTAAAACAGTATTATGATATTGAAAGGGACGAAGGGTTTCAACAAGATACATATCATCAAATTCATATTGATATTCCAAGAATGTCACCCCTTATTTCATTGTTTCAACAGGCAACAGtacaattaatttttgaaaggaTACTTTATATTTGGGCAATTCGTCATCCTGCTTCTGGATATGTTCAA ggAATGAATGATCTAGTAACACCTTTCTTTATGGTATTTTTACAAGAAGCAGTACCTGTATCTGCATGGCAGGACCTGGAAAATTATGATGTTGCATCTTTACAAAAAGAACAGAGGAACATTATAGAAGCAGATAGTTTTTGGTGCTTGTCTAAGTTTCTTGATGGTATTCAGGATAATTATATCTTTGCTCAATTAGGCATTCAGCACAAAGTGAACCAATTGAAAGAACTTATACAAAGAATCGATG caCCATTACATCAACATCTTCATAAGCATGGTGTAGATTATTTACAGTTTTCCTTTAGATGGATGAATAACTTATTAAcgagagaaattcctcttcATTGCACGATTCGTCTGTGGGATACCTATTTAGCGGAATCCGACCGATTTGCTTCGTTTCAACTTTATGTGTGCGCCGCATTTCTTCTTCGTTGGAGACGTAATCTCCTTTTGGAACCTGACTTTCAA ggACTGATGTTGATGCTACAAAACCTGCCTACTCAAAATTGGACAGATTCAGAAATAGGTATATTGGTCGCAGAagcatataaattaaaattcacatTTGCCGACGCTCCCAATCACCTACAGGCACACGATACCAG GTAG
- the Tbc1d22 gene encoding TBC1 domain family member 22 isoform X1, producing MENQSHHGQAYQSHQSFWKKNTHAVPGRPSPKQDGKFGKMGAATLVSGSLTNTVSTSGIASGGSGGSMSFQDFQESVDDAWDSGDDEFCTVSDVKISKRVSHSAAINVINSHRSRKTCLESGTNSKPPQRVQEIIPEEKKAEALQRLAVQPLHLRNANLSMHSHMNNSQHSTDDTDIKYGTCPHHRPTQFPGRPQPLRRTHAPTKFFIPSREQDGESKVDKFQSLLEASVLNLEELRQLSWSGVPARLRSVTWRLLSEYLPANLERRQHVLERKRLDYWNLVKQYYDIERDEGFQQDTYHQIHIDIPRMSPLISLFQQATVQLIFERILYIWAIRHPASGYVQGMNDLVTPFFMVFLQEAVPVSAWQDLENYDVASLQKEQRNIIEADSFWCLSKFLDGIQDNYIFAQLGIQHKVNQLKELIQRIDAPLHQHLHKHGVDYLQFSFRWMNNLLTREIPLHCTIRLWDTYLAESDRFASFQLYVCAAFLLRWRRNLLLEPDFQGLMLMLQNLPTQNWTDSEIGILVAEAYKLKFTFADAPNHLQAHDTSAGSPKSRSSRAVLRVGGDSDVQVSRLTNSGRDVTVQFSASRASR from the exons atggaAAATCAAAGTCATCATGGTCAAGCTTATCAATCGCATCAATCCTTTTGGAAGAAGAATACACATGCTGTACCAGGCAG ACCAAGTCCAAAACAAGATGGTAAATTTGGTAAAATGGGTGCTGCAACACTTGTGTCTGGTAGTTTAACCAATACAGTGTCCACTAGTGGAATTGCATCAGGAGGTAGTGGAGGTTCTATGTCgtttcaagattttcaagaaAGTGTGGATGATGCTTGGGATTCAGGAGACGATGAATTTTGCACTGTTTCTGATGTAAAAATATCAAAACGAGTTAGTCACTCTGCTGCTATCAATGTCATTAATAGTCATCGGTCGAGAAAAACATGTTTGGAATCAGGAACAAATTCAAAACCTCCTCAACGAGTTCAAGAAATCATTCCTGAGGAGAAAAAGGCAGAAGCTCTACAAAGATTAGCTGTTCAACCTTTACATTTGCGAAATGCTAATTTGTCTATGCATTCTCACATGAACAACAGTCAACATTCCACAGATGATACAGATATAAAATATGGTACTTGCCCACACCATAGACCTACACAATTTCCAGGCAGGCCACAACCACTTAGACGAACGCATGCTCCTACCAAATTTTTTATACCTTCTAGAGAACAAG atgGTGAAAGTAAAGTAGATAAATTTCAATCTCTTTTGGAAGCTTCTGTATTAAATTTAGAAGAATTAAGGCAATTATCATGGTCAGGTGTACCTGCAAGATTGCGTTCTGTTACTTGGAGGTTATTGTCT GAATATTTACCAGCTAATTTGGAACGTAGACAACATGTGTTAGAACGTAAACGTCTTGATTACTGGAATTTAGTAAAACAGTATTATGATATTGAAAGGGACGAAGGGTTTCAACAAGATACATATCATCAAATTCATATTGATATTCCAAGAATGTCACCCCTTATTTCATTGTTTCAACAGGCAACAGtacaattaatttttgaaaggaTACTTTATATTTGGGCAATTCGTCATCCTGCTTCTGGATATGTTCAA ggAATGAATGATCTAGTAACACCTTTCTTTATGGTATTTTTACAAGAAGCAGTACCTGTATCTGCATGGCAGGACCTGGAAAATTATGATGTTGCATCTTTACAAAAAGAACAGAGGAACATTATAGAAGCAGATAGTTTTTGGTGCTTGTCTAAGTTTCTTGATGGTATTCAGGATAATTATATCTTTGCTCAATTAGGCATTCAGCACAAAGTGAACCAATTGAAAGAACTTATACAAAGAATCGATG caCCATTACATCAACATCTTCATAAGCATGGTGTAGATTATTTACAGTTTTCCTTTAGATGGATGAATAACTTATTAAcgagagaaattcctcttcATTGCACGATTCGTCTGTGGGATACCTATTTAGCGGAATCCGACCGATTTGCTTCGTTTCAACTTTATGTGTGCGCCGCATTTCTTCTTCGTTGGAGACGTAATCTCCTTTTGGAACCTGACTTTCAA ggACTGATGTTGATGCTACAAAACCTGCCTACTCAAAATTGGACAGATTCAGAAATAGGTATATTGGTCGCAGAagcatataaattaaaattcacatTTGCCGACGCTCCCAATCACCTACAGGCACACGATACCAG TGCAGGTAGTCCTAAGAGTCGCTCGTCCCGAGCAGTTCTCAGAGTCGGTGGGGATAGCGATGTACAAGTTTCGAGATTGACGAACAGCGGTCGGGACGTTACTGTGCAATTTAG CGCGAGCAGGGCATCAAGATGA